The following proteins are co-located in the Gossypium hirsutum isolate 1008001.06 chromosome A02, Gossypium_hirsutum_v2.1, whole genome shotgun sequence genome:
- the LOC121211458 gene encoding uncharacterized protein — protein MQNLLPIALRCCMSKKVTSYIIELSNIMKAICGKVLNVEELEKVQDRAALTLCNLEKIFPPSFFTIMVHLVIHLPHEAIIGGPVFYRWMYPIERFLSKLKSYCCNKRYPERSIAEGYLAEECMTFCSRYLENVETRLNRPKLDDRFWIQAHRYVLFHHDALEKLRK, from the exons atgcaaaaTCTACTTCCAattgctttacggtgctgtatgtcaaaGAAGGTAACATCCTATATAATTGAACTGTCGAATATAATGAAAGCAATTTGTGGCAAAGTTctgaatgttgaagaacttgaaaaagtacaagatcgagccgctttgacattatgcaatttggagaagatctttccaccttccttcttcactattatggtgcaccttGTCATTCATCTCCCTCATGAAGCAATAATTGGTGGGCCAGTTTTCTATCGTTGGATGTATCCAattgaaag gttcctaagcaaattgaagtcttattgctGTAACAAGCGTTATCCGGAaagatcaattgctgaaggctacttggcagaggagtgtatgacattctgttctagatatttagaaaatgttgaaacaagattgaatagaccaa aactAGATGACCGATTTTGGATACAAGCACATAGATATGTTCTTTTCCACCATGATGCACTTGAAaaattacgcaagtaa